ATACAATTTTCCGGTGGAAAAGGCGTTCAACCTGAAGCGTCTGCGGGAGACCTTCGTTGAAGCGCTGCCGACCTTCCTGCTGCCGATCATCATTCTGGGCGGTATTTTCGGCGGCTTCGTTACCGCGACGGAGGCAGCGGGCCTGGCCGTGCTGGTGTCCATCGGCATCGGCCTGTGGTACCGCGAGACCAACCTGAAGGAACTTTACAAGGCGATGCTGGACGGTGGCATGCAGACCGCCGTCGTAATGGTGCTGGTGGCGGCCTCGGTGCTGGTCGGCGGCTTCCTGACCCGGGCCCAGGTGCCGCAGGAACTGGCCTCGCAGCTTCTGTCGATCACCGACAACCAGTACGTCATCCTGCTCATCCTCAACATCTTCTTCCTGATCATCGGCTTCTTCCTGCACTCGGCCGCCGCCATCATCCTGGTGGTGCCGATCGTGGTGCCTTTGATCGTGCAGGCCGGCATCGATCCGGTGCATTTCGGTCTGGTGGTCACGCTGAACCTGGCGATCGGCCAGCAGACACCGCCGGTGGCCTCGGTGCTGATCACCGCGTGTTCCATCGCCAAGGCCAATATCTGGGATGTGACGCGGGTCAATATCTGGTTCATCGCGGTTTTGATGACGGTGCTGTTGATGTGCACCTATATTCCGGCCATACCCATGTTCCTGGTGGAATACTTCTACCGGTCCTGAGGCTTTGAAGGCGTGAATCGATGACTGAACCGCAAGACCTGCTGTGGAGCGAAGACAACGGCGTCGGCGTGATCACGCTGAACCGTCCGAAGGCGCGCAATTCGCTGACCTTTGCCATGTACGAGGCCATCCGCGATATCTGCGAACGCGCTGCCGGTAATGAGAACCTGCGCGCCGTCATCATCACCGGATCGGGCGACAAGGCGTTTGCAGCCGGCACCGACATTTCAGCCTTCCGCGACTTCTCCAAGCCGCAGGATGCGCTCGACTATGAAGCGCGCATCGACAAGGTGCTGGCGGCACTTGAAGCGGTGCCGGTGCCGACAATCGCCGCCATTTCAGGGGCTTGTACCGGCGGCGGGGCGGCCATAGCCGCGTGCTGCGATCTGCGCATCGGTGCGCGCGACATGCGCTTCGGCTTTCCGATTGCCCGCACGCTCGGCAACTGCCTGTCCAACAACAACCTGGCGCGGCTGTCGTCCATGCTGGGCGCCCACCGGGTCAAGGAAATCATCTTCACCTCGCGCCTGATCGAGGCGGAAGAAGCGCTCGCCCTCGGGCTGGTGTCGGAACTGCATGACGACAAGGCTGCGGTGTTAGCGCGCGCCCATGAACTGGCGGAAACCCTGAAAGGCCACGCACCGCTGACCATGCGCGCCACCAAGGAAGCGCTCAGACGCCTGCGCGTCGGACATGACGGCGATGATCATGACCTGATCGTCGAATGCTATATGAGCGAGGATTTCCGCGAAGGCATGGAGGCCTTCCTGGCCAAGCGCAAACCGGACTGGAAGGGCAAGTGAGCAGCGTTCCGAACACGGGGCCCTTAAAGGGCATGAAAGTCATTGAGATGGCCCACATCATGGCCGGGCCCGTCACCGGCCTGATGCTGGCCGACATGGGCGCCGACGTGATCAAGGTGGAACGGCCCAACGGCGATGATACAAGGCGGTTCCTGCCGCCGGACATTGAAGGCGAATCCGCCGCCTTCATGATGATGAACCGCAACAAGCGCGGCATAAAACTCGATCTCAAATCGGAAGCCGGAAAAGCCGCGCTGATCCGGCTGATTGAAGGGGCCGACTGCCTGATCGAGAATTACCGCCATGACACCATGGAAAGGCTCGGGCTCGGCTATGACGAGCTGAAAAGAATAAATCCCGGCCTGATCTATTGCGAAATCTCCGGCTTTGGCCGCACCGGGCCATATCGCGAGCGCGGCGGCTTTGACCTCATCGCGCAAGGCATGTCGGGCCTGATGTCGATCACCGGCGAGGCGCCGGGCCGCCCGCCGATCAAGGTCGGCGCCCCGGTATCCGACATCACCGCCGGTATCCTGGGTGCCATGGGCTGTGCGGCAGCCTACGCCCACAAGCTGAAAACCGGTGAAGGACAGCGGGTTGATACATCGCTGTTCGAGGCCGGCATCACCCATACCTACTGGCAGTCGGCGATCTGTTTTGCCACCGGCACCGCGCCTGGGCCCATGGGATCGGCGCATCCGCTGAACGCGCCTTATGAAGCGTTCAGGACTGCTGACGGCTGGCTCAACCTGGGCGCGGCCAACCAGACCAACTGGGAGCGCATGCTGAAGGTGATCGATGCGGAACAGCTGGCTGAAAACCCGAGCTTTGCGACCAACCGCACCCGCATGGAGAACCGCGGCGAGCTGGCCGATGCGCTGGCGCCCTATTTCAAGCCGGAAACCACGCAGCACTGGCTCGAAGCACTGGAGGCGGCAGGCGTCCCGGCAGGTCCGGTGCTGTCCATCGACGAGATGCATGCCGACCCGCAGACCATTGCCCGCGACATGGTACCGGAGGTCGAGCATCCGGTGGCCGGCACGGTCAAAACCATCGGCGCGCCGGTGAAATTCCACGGGACGCCTGCCGGCGTCAAGCGCCCTGCCCCGCTGCTGGGCCAGCACACCGAAGAAGTGCTGAAGGAGGCCGGATTTTCCGCAGACGAGATCCGCGCTGTCATCGACGGCGAGTAAAGCGGCAGGAAAAGTCACTTCCCAGCGGCGTAATCCGCATATGCCGCAATCACAAACAGCGCGATACAGATAGCGCCAAGTATCCATTGCGCCCGCCTGGACATCGCTTTGTCCATCCCGCACCAGTTCAGGAACTCCACGAAGAAGTAGAACACGGAAAGCAACTTTCCCCAGCCCATGTCCGCTCCTTCCTGATCACCTGATTTATGAAACCGTGGCCACAAAGCCATGGCCTGCGGCCATTGTCGCCGTTTCCCGACAACAAGACATTAACGGCGCAGCGGCACTCAGGGGTCTTGATTGCCTGAACAGCATTGGCACCAAAGCTTCCTGTCACTGGGCTAGTGCGCAGGCGTTTGATTGAAGCTATGCTGGCGTCATGACAGACACTTTCACCGGCACCTTCACCCAGCAGGAACCGATCCCCGACGACGCAATCGAGCGCGCTGTCGAGATCATGCGGTCCGGCCGCCTGCACCGCTATAATACCGGGCCGGGCGAGACGTCGGAAACCGCGCTGCTGGAACAGGAATATGCCGCCTACATGGGCGTCGACTACTGCCTGGCCGTCACCTCCGGCGGCTATGCCCTGACCACAGCGCTGCGTGCCTTTGGCCTGCAACCGGGCGAAGCGGTATTGACCAACGGTTTTACCCTGGCACCGGTGCCGGGCTCCATAGCGGGCGCCGGCGGGCATCCGGTGCTGGTCGAGGTCACCGAGGACCTGGTCATCGACCTGGACGATTTGCGCAAGAAGATAAAGACCAGCAAGGCACGGGTTTTGATGCTGTCGCACATGCGCGGGCATATCGCCGACATGGACGCGCTGATGGCGACCTGCAACGAAGCTGGTGTCGCCGTCATCGAGGACTGTGCCCATACCATGGGGGCTGAGTGGGCCGGGGTGAAATCCGGGCTGCACGGCATTGCCGCTTGTTATTCCACCCAGACCTACAAGCACATGAACTCCGGCGAAGGTGGCTTTCTCGTCTCCGAGGACGCGGAGCTGATGGCGCGGGCCACCATATTGTCGGGCTCGTACATGCTGTATGGCCGCCATCTCGCCTCGCCGCCGGAAGAGGTGTTCCTGAAAATCCGGCTTGAGACGCCCAACTGTTCCGGGCGCCTGGACAATCTGCGGGCCGCGATCCTGCGCCCGCAACTGAAACTGCTGGACGAAAACTGCCGGCGCTGGAACGAGCAGTATGACGCCATGGCCAGCGAGTTGTCCTACGTGCCCTATGTGCGCCTGCCGCACCGGCCCGACAAGGAACAGTTTGTCGCCAGCTCATTCCAGTTCAATGTGCCGACGTTCACGCCCGACCA
Above is a window of Anderseniella sp. Alg231-50 DNA encoding:
- a CDS encoding TRAP transporter large permease subunit, whose product is MVVLIIFLVLVALICINVPIAVALAVAGVVGLLMTEGPGSLVTVALDMYDGSTKFSLIAIPMFVLAGAIMNAAGITTRLINFITALIGFVRGGLAMVNIGVSLFFAEISGSAVADVAAMGSIMIPEMKKRGYPAPFAAAVTSSSASLAVIIPPSIPMILYASSANTSVEQLFVAGFVPGFLGGFGLMMVAYIFARKYNFPVEKAFNLKRLRETFVEALPTFLLPIIILGGIFGGFVTATEAAGLAVLVSIGIGLWYRETNLKELYKAMLDGGMQTAVVMVLVAASVLVGGFLTRAQVPQELASQLLSITDNQYVILLILNIFFLIIGFFLHSAAAIILVVPIVVPLIVQAGIDPVHFGLVVTLNLAIGQQTPPVASVLITACSIAKANIWDVTRVNIWFIAVLMTVLLMCTYIPAIPMFLVEYFYRS
- a CDS encoding enoyl-CoA hydratase; the protein is MTEPQDLLWSEDNGVGVITLNRPKARNSLTFAMYEAIRDICERAAGNENLRAVIITGSGDKAFAAGTDISAFRDFSKPQDALDYEARIDKVLAALEAVPVPTIAAISGACTGGGAAIAACCDLRIGARDMRFGFPIARTLGNCLSNNNLARLSSMLGAHRVKEIIFTSRLIEAEEALALGLVSELHDDKAAVLARAHELAETLKGHAPLTMRATKEALRRLRVGHDGDDHDLIVECYMSEDFREGMEAFLAKRKPDWKGK
- a CDS encoding CaiB/BaiF CoA transferase family protein, producing the protein MKVIEMAHIMAGPVTGLMLADMGADVIKVERPNGDDTRRFLPPDIEGESAAFMMMNRNKRGIKLDLKSEAGKAALIRLIEGADCLIENYRHDTMERLGLGYDELKRINPGLIYCEISGFGRTGPYRERGGFDLIAQGMSGLMSITGEAPGRPPIKVGAPVSDITAGILGAMGCAAAYAHKLKTGEGQRVDTSLFEAGITHTYWQSAICFATGTAPGPMGSAHPLNAPYEAFRTADGWLNLGAANQTNWERMLKVIDAEQLAENPSFATNRTRMENRGELADALAPYFKPETTQHWLEALEAAGVPAGPVLSIDEMHADPQTIARDMVPEVEHPVAGTVKTIGAPVKFHGTPAGVKRPAPLLGQHTEEVLKEAGFSADEIRAVIDGE
- a CDS encoding aminotransferase class I/II-fold pyridoxal phosphate-dependent enzyme translates to MTDTFTGTFTQQEPIPDDAIERAVEIMRSGRLHRYNTGPGETSETALLEQEYAAYMGVDYCLAVTSGGYALTTALRAFGLQPGEAVLTNGFTLAPVPGSIAGAGGHPVLVEVTEDLVIDLDDLRKKIKTSKARVLMLSHMRGHIADMDALMATCNEAGVAVIEDCAHTMGAEWAGVKSGLHGIAACYSTQTYKHMNSGEGGFLVSEDAELMARATILSGSYMLYGRHLASPPEEVFLKIRLETPNCSGRLDNLRAAILRPQLKLLDENCRRWNEQYDAMASELSYVPYVRLPHRPDKEQFVASSFQFNVPTFTPDQIDKLLKTTLARGVELKWFGADEPVAFTSRHDSWTYAGNQSLPKTDEVLSTLIDMRLPLTFSLDDCHLIGRIIRECVLAARN